Proteins encoded in a region of the Sander lucioperca isolate FBNREF2018 chromosome 4, SLUC_FBN_1.2, whole genome shotgun sequence genome:
- the LOC116042624 gene encoding keratin, type I cytoskeletal 13-like, whose translation MSFSSRSYGQRTMSVYGGAGGRGTRISSSQQSYGASSGGFNLSDGLDLHVGANEKATMQNLNDRLGSYLEKVHILEKENNRLDKQIREWYQSRTVICHDYTKYFTIIDDLKDKIRIASRLNAKSVLDIDNAKLAADDFKMKYENELAMRMAVEADISGLKRVLDEMNLAKMDLESQYEALKDELIMLKRNHEEELALLRSQMGGQVNVAVDASPSTDLNQVMSEIREHYESVIGKNRKELEAWYQNKITAVEQEVSTHTEFLVTSRTEVKELKSALQRLQIELQSHLSMKASLEGTLAETQARYAAQLASLQNMVTSLEAQVSQLHANIASNKQEYDMLLDLKTRLELEIAEYRRLLDGEDDSSRQVVKKVITVVETVVDGRVVESSKTVDTDVDEIK comes from the exons ATGTCGTTCAGCAGCAGATCCTACGGCCAGAGGACCATGAGTGTTTACGGTGGAGCAGGCGGCCGTGGCACTCGCATCTCCTCATCCCAGCAGAGCTACGGAGCATCCTCTGGAGGCTTCAACCTGTCTGATGGCCTGGACCTCCACGTCGGGGCCAACGAGAAGGCCACCATGCAGAACCTGAACGACCGTCTGGGCTCCTACCTGGAGAAGGTGCACATCCTGGAGAAGGAGAACAACAGATTGGACAAGCAGATCAGAGAGTGGTACCAGAGCAGAACTGTCATCTGCCACGACTACACCAAATACTTCACCATCATCGACGACCTGAAGGACAAA ATTCGCATCGCCTCCAGGCTTAATGCCAAGTCAGTCCTGGACATTGACAATGCCAAACTGGCTGCTGATGATTTCAAAATGAA GTATGAGAACGAGCTGGCTATGAGGATGGCTGTGGAGGCGGACATCTCTGGACTGAAGAGGGTGCTGGATGAGATGAACCTGGCCAAAATGGACCTGGAGAGTCAGTATGAGGCCCTGAAAGACGAGCTCATCATGCTCAAGAGGAATCACGAAGAG GAGTTGGCTCTTCTGAGGAGTCAGATGGGCGGCCAGGTCAATGTGGCCGTGGATGCTTCTCCCTCTACAGACCTGAACCAGGTTATGTCAGAGATCAGGGAACACTACGAGAGTGTGATCGGCAAGAACCGCAAGGAACTTGAGGCGTGGTACCAGAACAAG ATTACAGCGGTGGAGCAGGAAGTGTCCACTCATACAGAGTTTCTGGTGACGTCCCGCACAGAGGTTAAGGAACTGAAGAGCGCCCTCCAGAGGCTTCAGATTGAACTGCAGTCCCATTTGAGTATG AAAGCGTCTCTGGAAGGCACCCTGGCAGAGACTCAGGCACGATACGCTGCACAGCTAGCAAGCCTCCAGAACATGGTCACAAGCCTGGAGGCTCAGGTGTCCCAGCTCCACGCCAACATCGCCAGCAACAAACAGGAGTACGACATGCTGCTAGACCTCAAGACCCGGCTGGAGCTGGAGATCGCTGAGTACAGGAGGTTGCTGGATGGGGAGGATGACAG TTCAAGACAAG TGGTCAAAAAGGTCATCACAGTGGTGGAGACAGTTGTGGATGGAAGGGTGGTCGAGAGCAGCAAGACCGTTGATACGGACGTGGATGAGATTAAGTGA